The following are from one region of the Magallana gigas chromosome 6, xbMagGiga1.1, whole genome shotgun sequence genome:
- the LOC105320197 gene encoding tetratricopeptide repeat protein 27: MGDEITHLRELETSVLSVTPKKSTDQSNDQDNNEIVNYILCGDYDRIFHLAIVRALLDNSHQQPLSQAKAAVAENVKKVITQTDKQTVECELEILCVAIACLQTFVCQNWLGPSTGVSDEIVKLLSGSKDVTQCRREIAQELMCDGEEVYSLCQGIEFLFTAQCVLESCKSHCQNLQTVEWWMLRSVYVYQQILEDKCASLREQVHTLIDTVSKKEPLMTDDANRELVVQYHMEVGYICHTFYDYKLAHEHLMAAKKCTGLQISLTGAMGKRTRFQTDDKAQLLLKVTREGGPKEENYIKTRIPKILNLDDDTVLDKISLTEPDTEFAVDMSPVEQAVVLATMEDHLRTHASQEKLTEEEAAAHIECILSQAKCWSVTLASLYRRSSLEKGSRRRVERSMMQIEEIVNQRKSSDPPATERLYLFYSVKIPPLWKLERQLAELLLSIGAIGSAVEVFERLQLWEDVITCYKRLGKMGKAESIIRDQLAIQETPNLWCFLGDVTRDVSHYLKAWEMSGHRHARSQRCLGYLYMGQEEYEKCIECFQKSLSINSLQVPVWFTFGCACMAAKKFQEAVKAFKRCVNIDTDNFEAWNNMASAYIQLKDKKKAFLTLKESIKCNYENWRVWENLLVVATDCGEFQEAIKAYHRLIDLREKWADIEVLRVLVKGCTGDYRDSQGNPFSHHKQALKELFGRITSKVVGESEIWRLYAELINSVPGQTAETQQKVLQYLQKSQRCLTQELHWEKSVDKCKNVGEQSLELADLYLSFCDKSLSTQESLSLLQSAKMMLKSTQAKIKMAHLDPMTESLPEELNELVNKMETKQQEIISCVNKLKQ, translated from the exons ATGGGTGACGAAATAACACATTTGAGAGAACTTGAAACGTCAGTTTTAAGTGTTACACCGAAGAAATCGACAGATCAATCGAATGATCAAG ataATAATGAGATAGTTAACTACATCCTGTGTGGGGATTATGATAGGATATTTCACCTAGCCATTGTGAGAGCTTTACTAGACAACAGTCACCAACAACCACTTTCTCAAGCAAAAGCTGCTGTAgcagaaaatgtgaaaaaggtCATCACCcagacagacaaacaaacaGTAGAATG TGAGTTGGAAATTCTGTGTGTGGCCATTGCATGTCTTCAGACCTTTGTTTGTCAAAACTGGCTTGGACCGTCAACTGGAGTATCTGATGAAATCGTCAAACTTCTGTCAGGTTCCAAAGAT gTGACCCAGTGTCGTAGAGAGATTGCTCAAGAGCTGATGTGTGATGGAGAGGAAGTGTACAGTCTGTGTCAGGGAATAGAGTTCTTGTTTACAGCTCAGTGTGTTCTGGAGAGCTGTAAATCTCACTGCCAGAACTTACAG ACAGTGGAGTGGTGGATGCTGAGGAGTGTGTATGTGTATCAACAGATTCTGGAGGACAAGTGTGCCTCCCTCAGAGAACAGGTGCACACTCTGATTGATACAG tCTCCAAGAAAGAGCCATTGATGACAGATGATGCTAACAG GGAGCTAGTGGTCCAGTATCACATGGAGGTTGGTTACATCTGTCACACATTCTATGATTACAAGTTGGCTCATGAACACTTAATGGCGGCCAAGAAATGTACAGGACTACAGATCAGTTTAACTG GTGCTATGGGAAAAAGAACAAGATTTCAGACAGACGACAAAGCTCAGCTTCTCCTTAAAGTCACAAGGGAGGGAGGCCCAAAAGAGGAGAACTACATCAAAACAAGGATTCCTAAG ATTTTGAATTTGGATGATGACACAGTGTTGGATAAAATTAGTTTGACTGAACCGGACACAGAGTTTGCAGTTGACATGTCACCTGTGGAACAAGCCGTTGTCTTAGCAACCAT ggaGGATCATTTGCGGACGCATGCCAGTCAGGAGAAGCTGACAGAGGAGGAGGCAGCAGCACACATAGAG TGCATCCTGTCCCAAGCTAAATGCTGGAGTGTGACCTTGGCCTCTCTGTATCGAAGGTCAAGTCTCGAGAAAGGAAGCAGACGGCGAGTGGAGAGATCCATGATGCAAATAGAG GAGATCGTGAATCAGAGGAAGTCCAGTGATCCCCCGGCAACAGAGCGACtctacttgttttattctgtgAAGATTCCTCCCCTCTGGAAATTGGAG AGGCAGCTGGCAGAGCTCCTATTAAGTATCGGGGCGATCGGCAGCGCTGTAGAAGTATTTGAAAGACTACAACTCTGGGAGGATGTAATCACGTGCTACAAAAGGCTAGGGAAAATGGGAAAG GCCGAATCCATAATTCGAGACCAACTAGCAATACAGGAGACCCCTAACCTGTGGTGTTTCCTTGGCGACGTGACAAGAGACGTCAGTCATTACCTGAAGGCGTGGGAGATGTCAGGACACAGACACGCCCGGTCCCAGCGGTGTCTGGGCTACCTCTACATGGGGCAAGAGGAG TATGAGAAATGCATTGAGTGTTTCCAGAAATCCCTCAGTATTAACTCGCTCCAA GTTCCTGTCTGGTTTACATTTGGTTGTGCCTGTATGGCGGCCAAGAAGTTCCAGGAGGCTGTAAAAGCCTTCAAACGATGTGTCAATATTGACACTGAT AACTTTGAGGCCTGGAATAACATGGCATCAGCCTACATACAACTAAAGGACAA GAAAAAAGCCTTCCTGACATTAAAAGAATCCATAAAATGTAATTATGAAAACTGGAGAGTATGGGAGAACCTTTTGGTG GTGGCCACGGATTGTGGTGAGTTCCAGGAGGCCATTAAAGCCTACCACCGACTGATTGACCTCAGGGAAAAGTGGGCGGATATTGAG GTTTTGAGAGTTTTAGTGAAGGGCTGTACAGGGGACTACAGGGACTCCCAGGGAAATCCTTTTAGTCACCACAAGCAAGCTCTGAAGGAACTGTTTGGAAGGATCACCTCAAAG GTTGTGGGTGAGAGTGAGATCTGGAGGCTGTATGCTGAGTTAATTAACAGTGTACCGGGACAGACAGCAGAAACACAACAAAAG GTTTTACAGTATCTACAGAAGTCACAGAGATGTTTGACCCAAGAATTACACTGGGAGAAGTCAGTGgacaaatgtaaaaatgtagGGGAGCAATCCTTGGAGCTCGCTGATT TGTACTTGAGTTTCTGTGATAAAAGTTTATCCACACAAGAATCACTCTCTCTACTGCAGTCTGCTAAAATGATGCTCAAAAGCACACAAGCCAAAATCAAg ATGGCTCATTTGGATCCCATGACCGAATCTCTGCCAGAAGAACTCAATGAGTTAGTCAACAAGATGGAGACAAAGCAACAAGAAATCATCTCTTGTGTGAACAAGcttaaacaataa
- the LOC105320198 gene encoding uncharacterized protein gives MNTDPVLQMATSHAQIESGPVKDLEKEILGLAKRAFRPLKHLQQFESIDDICPAHFFQLFEVVSGETVPGWKETKNRRQEANMCQFLINTLEDDVFGLPLDHITGEAIAEGDPRSLKDLLEIFCEISEEFGRRSPLADISNLRSPEAKNRDLKSAGDITADQGFIPPEIRKLLARINNDAETIAQYSQSCGLLDAFQSSNRIKEIFTQTTPVPMTSAVTSPITWDFILKKRKLQDAEKSKSKPLMSNIQPVTRKVIPKAKTAVPTSKPKGLQKSLGPKKAVKPKPVLGSKLRRNSSSLVTKSCQSPISKKASAIHREDDTVNLLKLLEHTERVVSRRREIAREIKRLQTEENILKTTESILKKELQFLQSKPLIRPSHRLAARN, from the exons ATGAACACAGACCCGGTTCTACAAATGGCGACCAGTCATGCACAGATAGAGAGTGGTCCCGTGAAGGATCTCGAAAAGG AGATCCTTGGTTTGGCCAAGAGAGCATTCAGACCATTAAAACATCTTCAGCAGTTTGAGTCCATAGATGACATATGCCCCGCCCATTTTTTCCAATTGTTTGAGGTCGTTTCGGGTGAAACAGTTCCAG GATGGAAGGAGACCAAAAACAGACGACAGGAAGCCAACATGTGCCAGTTCCTGATCAACACACTGGAGGACGACGTGTTCGGGCTCCCTCTGGACCACATCACCGGGGAAGCCATAGCGGAGGGAGACCCCCGGAGTCTGAAGGACCTCCTAGAGATCTTCTGTGAAATCTCCGAGGAGTTCGGTAGACGGTCACCGCTTGCTG ACATATCAAATTTGAGATCGCCTGAAGCCAAGAACCGAGATCTAAAAAGTGCTGGAGATATAACGGCGGATCAAGGATTTATTCCACCCGAAATCAG GAAGCTTCTGGCTAGAATCAACAATGATGCGGAGACGATTGCTCAGTACAGCCAGAGCTGTGGTCTCCTGGACGCCTTCCAGTCCAGTAATCGGATCAAG GAAATCTTTACCCAGACGACACCAGTTCCTATGACGTCAGCTGTAACAAGCCCAATTACATGGGATTTCATTCTAAAGAAGAGGAAACTTCAAGATGCAG aaaaatcaaaatcgaAACCATTAATGAGCAACATTCAGCCAGTGACGAGAAAAGTCATTCCCAAGGCAAAGACTGCAGTCCCTACATCCAAACCAAAAGGTCTGCAGAAGTCACTGGGACCAAAGAAAGCGGTCAAACCGAAGCCGGTCCTGGGTTCGAAACTCCGACGAAACAGTTCCTCCCTTGTGACGAAATCCTGTCAGAGTCCAATATCCA AGAAAGCTTCGGCAATACACAGAGAAGATGACACAGTGAATCTGTTGAAGTTATTGGAACACACGGAGCGAGTTGTCTCACGGCGGAGGGAGATAGCGCGCGAAATTAAGAGG